ACAATCCCCCAATTCTAATTAATGAAATTTGTCAAGAGCTAATTCATCTCTCTACTGTTTTGAGCTAACCTGCTGAATATTGGATGGAGTTTGGTAAACCGTATTTAACAGTTGGGAAATCACTTCTCCACTATTAGAATCCACTAGACTCAAATTTAAGGGTGCTTGACTGATAAATTGAGCATAAGAAGCGGTCAGGTAAGGACGGTATTCTTGTTGATTGGAAAGATAGGTTTTGAAAAAGGCAACTCCCAAGGCTTTCATGTAAGAATGGACACTTGTTCTATCGGGCCCAAGCAATTCTTGCGGTACAGGGATAGCTTTTGGGCTGAGTGGTGAATCTGATTCTACGGAAAAGTGAGTAGCATTTTCAATGAGAGCCAAGTATTTATCTTTGCTGGGTAATTCGGTAAAAGGTCGAATTTGTTCGGGAACTGCGGGGGTAAATATATCCTGACTCCCAGCCACCATCATCACCGGAACTTGTATTTTACTGATTCCTTTTTCCCCCAACAAAGTGCTATTCAAAGGATTCATCACCATAATCGCTTTAATGCGATCGTCTTTGATAGGATAGTTGCTAGGTTTGAGGTCGTTAGCGCGACATTGCAGAAAAGTTGAGAGATTTAAAGAGCGATTGGGATTGCAATCTTTGTGAATTTTCTCAAAATCAAAGGTTCCTCCAGCCAACGCTAAAGATGTATAACCACCAAGTGAATGTCCAATTAAACCAACTTGTTGCAGATTTAATTTATTTTTAAATCTGGAGTCAGTTTCAGAAAGATGTTGGAGTTCATCTAAGAGGTATTTCACATCCAAAGGACGGTCAATTAATTCTGTAGCTTGGGGAGGCGCAGCAAACCCTGCTAAAAATTGTTGAAATTGTTTGGAGTCAGTCACAGGATGGTCAAGAACAGCAACGACAAAGCCGTATGATGCCAAATGTTGAGCTATGTAAACAAAACTATTACGGTCTTCTGCCAAACCGTGAGAAATCACGATTACCGGATAAGGTTGTGATGTTGTTGCTGATTTTGGCTGGGGTAAGTAAACATCAACATCATATTTCCGTTCTAAAACAGTTCTTGACTGTTGATCACGAGAATGATCGTGTAAGGTTAAGATAACTTTTTCGATGTTAAATTCACCAGATTTCTGAATATCTGGTTTTTGGACAAAATCTACTGGCTGCAAATTAGTAGCTTGTTGGTTTGCTATTTGTTGTATTTTGCCAACAACTAAATCTCTTTTTTGCAGCAGTTCTGATAACTGTCCCATTGTCTGTAGAGTTTCTGATACATTCAGGTGAATACTGGGACTGGAATACCTTTTCACGATATTAACGAAAGTCAATCCTTCCGGACTAGCTGCTGATAAGATTAGCGCAGAACGCAGGGCATAAAAACCATTTTGTCTACTTGACGTTTGCAGGAATTGACCCAAGCGTTGCAACATCGCTTCACCGATAGGAGAATAAGTGAATTGCGACACAAGAATGGGAGAAACTTGGAATTTTGTTCTAAGAAACTCTCGCATCTGAGCTAATTCTTCTGGGTTAGCTCGATTGGTATAAAAGGCAAAGTCTTTAGTAATTTTGCCTTCGTTAATAAATAATTCTAAATCTTTTGTGGCAATATCAAACTCGCCAAAGGGCGAATAATTGAATTCAATCCGGTCTGCTCCTAATGCGGGGGTAGTAATGGCAATACTGGAGATAATGCCTAAGAAGTAGCCGACAGTTTTTTTCAACATAAGGAATTTACGGTATGGGATTTATCAGATTGTAGATATAGTAATCCTATTGGAGTTGCAAAAATTGAAAGTT
Above is a window of Nostoc sp. UHCC 0702 DNA encoding:
- a CDS encoding alpha/beta hydrolase; the protein is MLKKTVGYFLGIISSIAITTPALGADRIEFNYSPFGEFDIATKDLELFINEGKITKDFAFYTNRANPEELAQMREFLRTKFQVSPILVSQFTYSPIGEAMLQRLGQFLQTSSRQNGFYALRSALILSAASPEGLTFVNIVKRYSSPSIHLNVSETLQTMGQLSELLQKRDLVVGKIQQIANQQATNLQPVDFVQKPDIQKSGEFNIEKVILTLHDHSRDQQSRTVLERKYDVDVYLPQPKSATTSQPYPVIVISHGLAEDRNSFVYIAQHLASYGFVVAVLDHPVTDSKQFQQFLAGFAAPPQATELIDRPLDVKYLLDELQHLSETDSRFKNKLNLQQVGLIGHSLGGYTSLALAGGTFDFEKIHKDCNPNRSLNLSTFLQCRANDLKPSNYPIKDDRIKAIMVMNPLNSTLLGEKGISKIQVPVMMVAGSQDIFTPAVPEQIRPFTELPSKDKYLALIENATHFSVESDSPLSPKAIPVPQELLGPDRTSVHSYMKALGVAFFKTYLSNQQEYRPYLTASYAQFISQAPLNLSLVDSNSGEVISQLLNTVYQTPSNIQQVSSKQ